From the Leishmania donovani BPK282A1 complete genome, chromosome 30 genome, one window contains:
- a CDS encoding aldehyde dehydrogenase, putative, with the protein MFLCYLLMVDLFLRAYTIFKWLWACVAQTFDRYTAPTIQVPLPEVNFTTAPAAEPLHPRSAGEGQIQCYDKGTNAPIGTVKAFTPAEVREVVVKARKAQQVWALTPFSTRRKLLFALMDYILAHQEFICQTACVECGKTMMDGTLGEMLTTFEKLRWTAAHGEEVLQEEVRDVGLMTIHKRASVRYVPFGVIGAIVSWNYPFHNIYGPMISALFAGNAFVGKVSEYSSYYASYYESIVKDGLRQLGYSPDLVSFLTGFAETGEAVVSSVDKLTFIGSPSVGKIIMRNAAATLTPVVLELGGKDPAIICEDADLEQVIPVVMRGNFQNCGQNCVGLERILVQAKIHDQLVLELTRLTRALTQGPASQGQYDLGAMTMGKAAIPKIQQLVDDTVKAGATLICGGKTTSDQFYPATILTGVTPDMPIAQEEVFGPVMVIMKFKTDQDAVKMVNACAYGLGSSVFSADIPRAQAIADRIRTGMVNINDFGINYLCQSLPFGGVKISGFDRFAGREGLRGNCIVRASTTDRIPGVKTTIPSILQYPISPVAFTFMENLAQVIYGRLPRMITSVSKLLVIKPGNSTDKKKA; encoded by the coding sequence ATGTTTCTTTGCTACTTGCTGATGGTCGATCTCTTCTTGCGCGCCTACACCATCTTCAAGTGgctgtgggcgtgcgtggcgcAGACGTTTGACCGCTACACCGCGCCTACGATTcaggtgccgctgccggaggtgaacttcacgacggcgccggccgcgGAACCTCTCCACCCCCGCTCCGCTGGCGAGGGCCAGATTCAGTGCTATGATAAGGGCACGAACGCCCCCATCGGCACCGTGAAGGCGTTCacgccggcggaggtgcgcgaAGTGGTGGTGAAGGCCCGAAAAGCGCAGCAGGTCTGGGCTCTCACTCCCTTTTCCACTCGACGCAAACTGCTCTTCGCGCTCATGGACTACATCCTCGCCCATCAGGAGTTCATCTGCCAGACGGCCTGCGTGGAGTGCGGCAAGACGATGATGGATGGCACGCTTGGTGAGATGCTGACCACGTTCGAGAAGCTGCGCTGGACTGCAGCACACggtgaggaggtgctgcaagAGGAGGTGCGTGATGTCGGTCTCATGACCATCCACAAGCGCGCCAGCGTGCGCTATGTGCCCTTCGGCGTCATTGGCGCCATCGTCTCGTGGAACTACCCGTTCCACAATATCTACGGTCCCATGATCTCCGCCCTCTTCGCGGGTAACGCCTTCGTCGGAAAGGTGTCGGAGTATTCGTCCTACTACGCCTCCTACTACGAGTCTATCGTGAAGGACGGCCTGCGCCAGCTTGGCTACTCGCCGGATCTCGTGTCCTTCCTCACGGGCTTCGCGGAGACGGGCGAGGCTGTCGTGTCGTCGGTAGACAAGCTCACCTTCATCGGGTCCCCTAGCGTTGGCAAGATCATCATGCGcaacgccgcggcgacgctgacACCGGTTGTGCTGGAGCTCGGCGGCAAGGACCCGGCCATCATTTGCGAGGATGCTGACCTGGAGCAGGTGATCCCGGTCGTGATGCGCGGCAACTTCCAGAACTGCGGGCAGAACTGCGTCGGCCTCGAGCGCATTCTTGTGCAGGCGAAGATCCACGACCAGTTGGTGCTCGAGTTGACTCGCCTGACGCGCGCCCTCACCCAGGgccccgcctcgcagggCCAGTACGACCTCGGCGCCATGACGATGGGCAAGGCGGCCATCCCAAAGATCCAGCAGCTGGTCGACGATACGGTGAAGGCAGGCGCCACCCTCATCTGCGGCGGCAAGACGACGAGCGACCAGTTCTACCCCGCCACGATTCTGACGGGCGTGACGCCAGACATGCCGATCGCTCAGGAGGAGGTGTTCGGCCCCGTGATGGTCATTATGAAGTTCAAGACAGACCAGGACGCCGTGAAGATGGTTAACGCGTGCGCCTACGGCCTCGGCTCCAGCGTGTTCAGCGCCGACAtcccgcgcgcgcaggccATCGCCGATCGCATCCGCACGGGTATGGTGAACATCAACGATTTTGGCATCAACTATCTATGCCAGTCGCTGCCGTTTGGTGGCGTGAAGATAAGCGGCTTCGACCGCTTTGCTGGTCGCGAGGGTCTGCGGGGCAACTGCATCGTGCGTGCCTCGACGACCGACCGCATCCCTGGGGTGAAGACGACTATCCCGTCGATTCTGCAGTACCCCATCAGCCCGGTCGCCTTCACCTTCATGGAGAACCTCGCTCAAGTGATCTACGGCCGCCTGCCGCGCATGATCACCTCGGTCAGCAAGCTGCTCGTCATCAAGCCGGGCAACAGCACcgacaagaagaaggcgTGA
- a CDS encoding mitogen-activated protein kinase 5, putative gives MASNAAANGSFGSSANAVQLVSTQRGRKVYCVRGQSFDIDDNYTVTSVIGHGAYGVVCAALDDRTFQEVAIKRVSRVFEDLIDGRRIWREILLLRILKECGCRNVLRLIRVLPPRDPIMEFRDLYLVTDLYDIDLFSIIRQNKCESIDLLRRISVRVLRCLADMHSMGIVHRDIKPSNILLRDEKNAEEAIVCDFGLARAGLHRLSEPLDLTDYVVTRWYRPPELLLMCPYSYPIDIWAVGCVMAEYAMQRPLFAGRDYIHQLQFVLSSIPITGVDFIERSSSSSGLANMNEIAKKYKGTRPLPQLLSKLPKDGLELVTEMLAFEPNKRITAQEALKHPFFSSVGGPDCKSYPAPPELDLGFDMHAEVSECQLRRAIWDELQYYRK, from the coding sequence ATGGCGTCCAACGCAGCCGCCAACGGCAGCTTTGGCTCCTCCGCCAATGCAGTGCAGCTCGTCTCAACGCAGCGAGGCCGAAAGGTGTACTGCGTGCGAGGGCAGAGCTTCGACATTGATGACAACTACACCGTGACGAGCGTGATCGGGCACGGCGCATACGGTGTGGTGTGCGCTGCGTTAGACGACCGCACGTTCCAAGAGGTGGCGATAAAGCGCGTGAGTCGCGTGTTTGAAGACTTGATCGATGGCCGCCGCATATGGCGCGAGATACTCCTTCTGCGCATCCTTAAAGAGTGTGGGTGTCGCAACGTTCTCCGGCTGATTCGTGTGCTGCCACCGCGAGACCCCATCATGGAGTTTCGTGACCTGTACTTGGTGACGGACCTCTATGACATTGATCTTTTCTCTATCATTCGTCAGAACAAGTGCGAGTCAATAGACCTGTTGCGGCGCATCAGCGTTCGTGTGCTTCGGTGTCTGGCGGACATGCACTCTATGGGCATAGTGCATCGTGACATCAAGCCCAGCAATATCCTGTTGCGTGACGAGAAGAATGCCGAGGAGGCGATAGTATGCGACTTTGGTTTAGCGCGCGCCGGCCTGCACAGATTGAGTGAGCCGCTAGACTTGACCGACTACGTCGTCACCCGGTGGTACCGCCCACCGGAGCTGTTGCTCATGTGTCCGTACAGCTACCCGATCGACATTTGGGCGGTCGGCTGCGTCATGGCCGAGTACGCTATGCAGCGACCATTGTTCGCCGGTCGCGACTATATTCACCAGCTTCAGTTTGTGCTCTCTAGCATTCCAATCACTGGGGTCGACTTCATCGAACGTAGCAGTAGCAGCTCCGGACTGGCCAATATGAACGAAATTGCCAAGAAGTACAAGGGCACccgtccgctgccgcagctgctgtcgaAGCTGCCAAAGGATGGGCTGGAGCTGGTCACGGAAATGCTCGCCTTCGAGCCGAACAAGCGCATTACCGCGCAGGAGGCTCTCAAGCACCCCTTCTTCAGCAGCGTTGGTGGACCGGATTGCAAGTCCTACCCAGCCCCTCCCGAGCTAGACCTCGGCTTCGACATGCACGCGGAGGTTTCCGAgtgccagctgcgccgcgccatctGGGACGAGTTGCAGTATTACAGAAAGTAG
- a CDS encoding phospholipase c-like protein: MPALTIGSTLPDPPQTSEELLAVQNLLARLQTSLTLRRVTKRNSVRRRTVSLTSDGKALEYKPTRKSRRQLLVFRDLYEVTKMDPASKVYKKAKLNSNTNVVVEMNTRIHRGWRIVFDDKASANTWLQMIGYKVKGGALAPSGAVPNEDTLTGCICATWERADTNRDGKVDLKEAKKMMVRMNVEISDDLLADLVRKHDASGDGALDLEEFTTLFIQLTQHEELRPLFASFAAQVDWMTRAEFDCFLKAQGDVPSDILFNTLKPDKNSRITFTQFVHYLLSPCLNPALDPAHQTGVVDEMTHPLKDYFINSSHNTYLSGDQFQSSSQIEMYRRALLAGCRCVELDCWDGKDNDPVIYHGHTRTSKIRFVDVIDTIRRHAFTASPFPVILSLEVHTSDEQSMVMADHLRTILGDMLMTAKDIPNMMYTPESLKGKVLVKWKLPHNDVDDAKEGLAGSDNDSGAARSPSQKAEASSQGALSHLLRSCVTVGAFKTSDWGRDAEPYYIQSYVETVVKELALSHRDEFIGQTSRMMVRVYPKGTRIGSSNYNPTTAWSVGAQLVALNYQTWDDDMRLNDGMFSLNKGCGYVLKPDYLRNPSGKAKATPCTITVTVLSGTQIPKPSLQKKGDIADPYVKLYINKRDRTEVKTSVVRNNGLNPYWMETFTLACESKEIDLLTVKVMDEDTTSANDSVCEMVIPVRALRTGYRAVPMKLCKNGASLPGASILCKFDIVDLPPQS, encoded by the coding sequence ATGCCAGCGCTCACCATCGGCTCGACGCTGCCGGACCCTCCCCAAACgagcgaggagctgctggcggtgcagaaCCTTCTCGCGCGTCTCCAGACCTCCTTGACTCTGCGGCGCGTAACCAAGCGAAACTCCGTCCGGCGAAGGACTGTTTCCCTCACATCGGACGGCAAGGCGCTTGAGTACAAGCCCACGAGGAAGTCGAGGCGTCAGCTGCTGGTCTTCCGTGACCTCTACGAGGTGACTAAGATGGACCCAGCCAGCAAGGTGTACAAGAAGGCGAAGCTCAACAGTAACACGAATGTCGTCGTCGAAATGAACACGCGCATCCACCGCGGCTGGCGCATCGTCTTCGATGATAAAGCGAGTGCCAACACGTGGCTGCAGATGATCGGCTACAAGGTGAAAGGCGGCGCTCTTGCACCGAGTGGCGCGGTGCCCAACGAGGACACTCTCACGGGTTGCATTTGCGCCACATGGGAGCGAGCGGATACGAACCGGGATGGCAAGGTAGACTTAAAAGAGGCGAAAAAGATGATGGTGCGCATGAATGTCGAGATCAGCGATGATTTGCTGGCCGATCTCGTACGCAAGCACGATGCCTCAGGGGATGGCGCGCTCGACCTGGAGGAGTTCACCACGCTGTTCATTCAGCTCACACAACACGAGGAACTACGACCGCTGTTCGCGTCCTTCGCAGCCCAGGTAGACTGGATGACTCGTGCCGAGTTCGATTGCTTTCTCAAGGCTCAGGGCGACGTCCCCAGTGACATCCTTTTCAACACTCTCAAGCCGGACAAAAACAGCAGAATCACCTTCACCCAGTTCGTGCACTACCTCCTTAGCCCCTGCCTCAACCCAGCCCTCGACCCGGCACATCAGACAGGGGTGGTCGACGAAATGACGCACCCGCTGAAGGACTATTTCATCAACTCCTCGCACAACACGTATCTCTCGGGCGACCAGTTCCAGTCCTCCAGTCAGATTGAGATGTACAGGCGCGCCCTCCTAGcggggtgccgctgcgtcgagCTAGACTGCTGGGACGGCAAGGATAACGACCCGGTCATCTATCACGGCCACACCCGCACCTCGAAGATCCGCTTTGTCGACGTCATTGATACCATCCGCCGCCacgccttcaccgcctccccgTTTCCGGTCATTCTCTCACTCGAGGTGCACACGTCGGATGAGCAGTCCATGGTCATGGCAGATCACCTGCGCACCATCCTCGGCGATATGCTTATGACGGCCAAGGACATTCCGAACATGATGTACACGCCAGAGTCACTGAAGGGAAAAGTTCTCGTGAAGTGGAAGCTGCCCCACAATGACGTGGACGACGCGAAGGAGGGGCTGGCTGGCTCAGacaacgacagcggcgccgctcggtcgccgtcgcagaaGGCGGAGGCAAGTTCGCAGGGGGCGCTGTCGCACCTGCTAAGGTCCTGCGTTACGGTGGGTGCCTTCAAAACAAGCGACTGGGGCCGGGACGCGGAGCCGTACTATATCCAGAGCTACGTCGAGACCGTGGTGAAGGAGTTAGCGCTGAGCCACCGTGACGAGTTTATCGGGCAGACCTCGCGCATGATGGTGCGCGTCTACCCGAAGGGGACTCGCATCGGCTCCTCAAACTACAACCCGACCACCGCATGGTCTGTTGGGGCGCAGTTGGTGGCACTTAACTACCAGACGTGGGACGACGACATGCGCTTGAACGACGGCATGTTCTCACTGAACAAGGGCTGCGGCTACGTTCTGAAGCCGGATTATCTGCGCAACCCATCGGGTAAGGCAAAGGCAACACCCTGCACCATCACCGTCACCGTGCTAAGCGGGACGCAGATTCCTAAGCCTTCTCTGCAGAAGAAGGGCGACATTGCTGACCCGTACGTGAAGCTGTACATCAACAAGCGCGACCGCACCGAGGTGAAGACGTCAGTGGTGCGCAACAACGGCTTGAATCCATACTGGATGGAGACGTTCACCCTCGCCTGCGAGAGCAAGGAAATAGACTTGCTGACTGTCAAGGTCATGGACGAGGACACGACGTCTGCGAACGACTCCGTGTGTGAGATGGTTATTCCGGTGCGTGCACTGCGCACCGGCTACCGCGCCGTTCCCATGAAGCTCTGCAAGAAcggtgcatcgctgcccGGGGCGTCTATCCTATGCAAGTTCGACATTGTAGACCTGCCACCGCAGTCGTAG
- a CDS encoding glyceraldehyde 3-phosphate dehydrogenase, glycosomal: MAPIKVGINGFGRIGRMVFQAICDQGLIGTEIDVVAVVDMSTNAEYFAYQMKHDTVHGRPKYTVEAVKSSPSVKTADVLVVNGHHIKCVKAQRNPADLPWGKLGVDYVIESTGLFTDKLQAEGHIKGGAKKVVISAPASGGAKTIVMGVNQHEYSPTTHHVVSNASCTTNCLAPIVHVLTKENFGIETGLMTTIHSYTATQKTVDGVSLKDWRGGRAAAMNIIPSTTGAAKAVGMVIPSTKGKLTGMSFRVPTPDVSVVDLTFRATRDTSIQEIDKAIKKAAQTYMKGILGFTDDELVSSDFINDNRSSVYDSKATLQNNLPGERRFFKIVSWYDNEWGYSYRVVDLVRYMAAKDAASAKM, translated from the coding sequence ATGGCTCCCATCAAGGTCGGCATCAACGGTTTCGGCCGCATTGGCCGCATGGTGTTCCAGGCCATCTGTGACCAGGGCCTTATCGGCACCGAgatcgacgtcgtcgccgtggTGGACATGAGCACGAATGCTGAATACTTCGCGTACCAGATGAAGCACGACACGGTGCACGGCCGCCCGAAGTACACGGTGGAGGCTGTGAAGAGCAGTCCGTCCGTGAAGACGGCGGATGTGCTTGTGGTGAACGGCCACCACATCAAGTGCgtgaaggcgcagcgcaacCCCGCGGATTTGCCGTGGGGCAAGCTCGGCGTGGACTACGTGATTGAGTCTACTGGCCTGTTCACGGACAAGTTGCAGGCCGAGGGCCACATCAAGGGTGGCGCGAAGAAGGTCGTGATCAGCGCTCCGGCGTCTGGCGGCGCCAAGACAATCGTGATGGGCGTGAACCAGCACGAGTACTCGCCGACGACGCACCACGTGGTGTCGAACGCGTCGTGCACGACCAACTGCCTGGCCCCCATCGTGCATGTGCTGACAAAGGAGAACTTCGGCATCGAGACTGGTCTGATGACCACCATCCACTCCTACACGGCGACGCAGAAGACGGTGGACGGCGTGTCGCTGAAGGactggcgcggcggccgcgcggcggccatgaACATCATCCCGAGTAcgaccggcgccgccaaggCTGTGGGCATGGTGATCCCGTCGACCAAGGGCAAGCTGACCGGCATGTCCTTCCGCGTACCGACGCCGGACGTGTCCGTCGTGGACCTGACGTTCCGCGCGACGCGCGACACGTCGATCCAGGAGATAGACAAGGCCATcaagaaggcggcgcagacgtaCATGAAGGGCATTCTCGGCTTCACCGACGACGAACTCGTCAGCTCTGACTTCATCAACGACAACCGCAGCTCGGTCTACGACTCCAAGGCGACACTGCAGAACAACCTACCCGGCGAGAGGCGGTTCTTCAAGATCGTGTCGTGGTATGACAACGAGTGGGGCTACTCGTACCGCGTGGTGGACCTGGTGCGCTACATGGCTGCCAAGGACGCTGCGAGCGCCAAGATGTAG